CGACGGCACGGAGGAGGGCGTCCTCGTCGACGATCCCGCCGCGGGCGACGTTGATCAGGTAGCCGCCCGAGAGCGCCGACAGCTGGTCGGAGCCGACCGAGCCACTGGTCTCGTCGGTCAGCGGCGCGTGCAGCGAGAGGACCTCCGTCAGCTCGAACAGTGCGTCGAAGCCGACGAGTTCGACGCCTGCCGCCTCGACCGTCTCGCGGTCGACCCGGGGGTAGAGCGCGGAATCGGAGCGCTCGCCGGCGACGTACGGGTCGTGGCCCAGCACCGTCGCGCCGAGGTCGGCGGCCCGCCGGGCGACGTCGAACCCGATCGTCCCGAGGCCGAGGACGCCGACCGTGCTCCGGCCGAGTTCGCGACCCATACCCGTCGCCGCGTCCCACTCGCCCGCGGTCGTCCGCGCGTGGATCCCCAGTAGATCACGCAACAGTAGCGTCATCACCGAGAGCGTGTACTCGACGACCGCCGGGCCGGGCGCACCCGGCGAGTGGGTGACGACGACGCCGTGGTCGGTGGCCGCCTCGAGGTCGACCCGGTCGTAGCCCGACCCGTAAACGGCGATCACACGCAGTGAGGGCGCTCGTTCGAACAGCGCTCGGGTGGCGACGCCTGGTCTGAGGATCAGCGCGTCGTGGCCGTTCGCGGCCGTCGCGAGCGCGTCGGTCGATCCACGCTCGATGCCGGCCTCCCTCACCTCGTGTGTCTCGAAGCGCCAGTCGTCGGGGAGCGCGTCCGCCACGATGTCGGCACGGACGGGGCGGGAGCGGCTCGTCGTGGCCAGCACGGAGTACATACCGGGGGCGACTCCGGGGAGCACAAAGAGCGTTCGTGTCGCCCATCCGTGCGTATTTACCCCCGCCGCGCGATCACCGAGCGTGAGCAGTGACCGACTCCGCATCGGCGGCGGCGCGGGCTACGCGGGCGATCGCATCGAGCCGGCGGTCGAACTCTCGGCGGATCCGGGCCTCGACTACCTCTGTTTCGAGTGTCTCGGCGAGCGGACCGTCGCGCTCGCTCGTCGGAGATCGACCGAAGGCGGCCACGGGTACAACCCGCTCCTCGAGGAACGGACACGGGCCGTCCTCGCGGACTGCGTCCAGAACGGGATCACGATCGTCACGAACATGGGCGCGGCGGACCCGACGGCCGCGGCTGCGCGTGTACGGGAGATCGCGGCCGATGCGGGCCACGACGGACTTCGGATCGCGGCGGTGAACGGCTCGGACGTCTCGGATCGCTTCGAGGACCTCCACACGGAGACGACCGAGGGCGAACCGGTCGCCGCCTACCGCGACCGGGCGCTCGCCGCCGACGCCTACCTCGGTGTCGAGCCGATCCTCGCGGCGCTCGACCGCGGTGCCGACGTCGTCGTCACGGGCCGGGTCGCGGACGCGTCGCTCTTTCTCGCACCGTTGATCTACGAGTTCGACTGGCCGTACCCACACGGAGAGCCCTCCGAGCGGATCGGCCAGGGGATCGCCGCGGGCCACTTACTGGAGTGTGCCGGGCAGGTCACGGGCG
This region of Halalkalicoccus sp. CGA53 genomic DNA includes:
- a CDS encoding NAD(P)-dependent oxidoreductase; the protein is MYSVLATTSRSRPVRADIVADALPDDWRFETHEVREAGIERGSTDALATAANGHDALILRPGVATRALFERAPSLRVIAVYGSGYDRVDLEAATDHGVVVTHSPGAPGPAVVEYTLSVMTLLLRDLLGIHARTTAGEWDAATGMGRELGRSTVGVLGLGTIGFDVARRAADLGATVLGHDPYVAGERSDSALYPRVDRETVEAAGVELVGFDALFELTEVLSLHAPLTDETSGSVGSDQLSALSGGYLINVARGGIVDEDALLRAVGSGTLGGVALDVMREEPPAADDPLLTASEVLVTPHVAGVTEGYLERGARLAAEKVETVLTGGRPDTVVNPAVFERIDREKT